In Lewinellaceae bacterium, a single window of DNA contains:
- a CDS encoding ferric reductase-like transmembrane domain-containing protein encodes MSVNYAPILWNRQKKRYDRIMLGLIALYLILFAAFQLLFRPEISPETLIIRATATLAFLMLHIILTIGPLCRLDRRFLPLLYNRRHLGVTMFLIALIHAAFSIIQFHALGNVNPLVSVFTSNINYQSVSQFPFQTLGFFALLILFLMASTSHDFWLDNLSPRIWKSLHMMVYIAYALLAMHVLLGVLQQEGYPAGAALLAVGMAAVIGLHLAAAIKGKRMEDRPAGTAADGFVPVCRVDEIQENRAKVVIIRQENIAIFKYDGKLSAVNNVCKHQNGPLGEGKIVDGCITCPWHGYQYRPEDGQSPPPFTEKVATYDVKVVDGKVYVNPEPYPEGTPRPAAAIL; translated from the coding sequence ATGAGCGTCAACTATGCTCCCATACTTTGGAACCGGCAGAAAAAGCGCTACGATCGGATCATGCTGGGGCTCATTGCCCTGTACCTGATCCTGTTCGCCGCCTTTCAGCTCCTGTTTCGCCCCGAGATCAGCCCGGAAACGCTGATCATCCGGGCTACAGCCACGCTGGCCTTCCTGATGCTGCACATTATATTGACGATCGGGCCGCTGTGCCGGCTCGACCGCCGCTTCCTGCCGCTGCTCTACAACCGCCGGCATTTGGGCGTGACGATGTTTCTCATCGCGTTGATACACGCTGCGTTCAGCATCATTCAGTTTCACGCTTTGGGCAATGTCAACCCCCTGGTTTCTGTTTTCACTTCCAATATCAATTATCAGTCCGTCTCGCAGTTCCCTTTCCAAACGCTTGGCTTCTTCGCGCTGCTCATTCTTTTTCTGATGGCATCCACCAGCCACGACTTCTGGCTGGACAACCTGAGCCCCCGCATCTGGAAAAGCCTGCACATGATGGTGTATATAGCATACGCTCTGCTGGCCATGCACGTATTGCTGGGCGTGCTGCAACAGGAAGGCTATCCCGCCGGGGCAGCTTTGCTGGCGGTGGGAATGGCTGCGGTAATTGGGCTGCACCTCGCCGCAGCTATAAAGGGCAAACGAATGGAAGATCGCCCGGCAGGAACGGCTGCCGATGGTTTTGTGCCCGTCTGCCGGGTGGATGAAATTCAGGAAAACCGAGCCAAAGTGGTGATCATCCGGCAGGAAAACATCGCCATCTTCAAATACGACGGGAAGCTTTCGGCTGTGAACAACGTGTGCAAACACCAGAACGGCCCGCTGGGCGAAGGCAAGATCGTCGACGGCTGCATCACCTGCCCCTGGCACGGCTACCAATACCGGCCGGAAGACGGCCAGTCTCCGCCCCCTTTTACAGAAAAGGTCGCTACTTACGATGTAAAGGTGGTGGACGGCAAGGTGTATGTCAATCCGGAACCTTATCCGGAAGGGACGCCAAGGCCGGCGGCGGCAATCCTCTGA